One region of Zea mays cultivar B73 unplaced genomic scaffold, Zm-B73-REFERENCE-NAM-5.0 scaffold_56, whole genome shotgun sequence genomic DNA includes:
- the LOC118475683 gene encoding ATP synthase subunit alpha, mitochondrial codes for MEFSPRAAELTTLLESRMINFYTNLKVDEIGRVVSVGDGIARVYGLNEIQAGEMVEFASGVKGIALNLENENVGIVVFGSDTAIKEGDLVKRTGSIVDVPAGKAMLGRVVDALGVPIDGKGALSDHERRRVEVKAPGIIERKSVHEPMQTGLKAVDSLVPIGRGQRELIIGDRQTGKTAIAIDTILNQKQMNSRGTNESETLYCVYVAIGQKRSTVAQLVQILSEANALEYSMLVAATASDPAPLQFLAPYSGCAMGEYFRDNGMHALIIYDDLSKQAVAYRQMSLLLRRPPGREAFPGDVFYLHSRLLERAAKRSDQTGAGSLTALPVIETQAGDVSAYIPTNVISITDGQICLETELFYRGIRPAINVGLSVSRVGSAAQLKAMKQVCGSSKLELAQYREVAAFAQFGSDLDAATQALLNRGARLTEVPKQPQYEPLPIEKQIVVIYAAVNGFCDRMPLDRISQYEKNILSTINPELLKSFLEKGGLTNERKMEPDASLKESALNL; via the coding sequence ATGGAATTCTCACCAAGAGCTGCGGAACTCACGACTCTATTAGAAAGTAGAATGATCAACTTTTACACGAATTTGAAAGTGGATGAGATCGGTCGAGTGGTCTCAGTTGGAGATGGGATTGCACGAGTTTACGGATTGAACGAGATTCAAGCAGGAGAAATGGTGGAATTTGCCAGCGGTGTGAAAGGAATAGCCTTGAATCTTGAGAATGAGAATGTAGGTATTGTTGTCTTTGGTAGTGATACCGCTATTAAAGAAGGAGATCTTGTCAAGCGCACTGGATCTATTGTGGATGTTCCTGCGGGAAAGGCCATGTTAGGCCGTGTGGTCGACGCCTTGGGAGTACCTATTGATGGAAAAGGGGCTCTAAGCGATCACGAACGAAGACGTGTCGAAGTGAAAGCCCCAGGGATTATTGAACGTAAATCTGTCCACGAACCTATGCAAACAGGCTTAAAAGCAGTGGATAGCCTGGTTCCTATAGGCCGTGGTCAACGAGAACTTATAATCGGGGACAGACAAACTGGAAAAACAGCAATAGCTATCGATACTATATTAAACCAAAAGCAAATGAACTCAAGGGGCACAAATGAGAGTGAGACATTGTATTGTGTCTATGTTGCGATTGGACAAAAACGCTCGACTGTGGCACAATTAGTTCAAATTCTGTCAGAAGCGAATGCTTTGGAATATTCCATGCTTGTAGCAGCCACCGCTTCGGATCCAGCTCCTCTGCAATTTCTGGCCCCATATTCTGGGTGTGCCATGGGGGAATATTTCCGCGATAATGGAATGCATGCATTAATTATATATGATGATCTAAGTAAACAGGCGGTGGCATATCGACAAATGTCATTATTGTTACGCCGACCACCAGGCCGTGAGGCTTTCCCCGGGGATGTTTTCTATTTACATTCCCGTCTCTTAGAAAGAGCCGCTAAACGATCGGACCAGACAGGTGCAGGTAGCTTGACTGCGTTACCCGTGATTGAAACACAAGCTGGAGACGTATCGGCCTATATCCCCACCAATGTGATCTCCATTACAGATGGACAAATCTGTTTGGAAACAGAGCTCTTTTATCGCGGAATTAGACCAGCTATTAACGTTGGCTTATCCGTCAGTCGCGTCGGGTCCGCCGCTCAGTTGAAAGCTATGAAACAAGTCTGCGGTAGTTCAAAACTGGAATTGGCACAATATCGCGAAGTGGCCGCCTTCGCTCAATTTGGGTCAGACCTTGATGCTGCGACTCAGGCATTACTCAATAGAGGTGCAAGGCTTACAGAAGTGCCCAAACAACCACAATATGAGCCACTTCCAATTGAAAAACAAATTGTTGTTATTTATGCTGCTGTCAACGGCTTCTGTGATCGAATGCCACTAGACAGAATTTCTCAATATGAAAAAAACATTCTAAGTACTATTAATCCTGAATTACTAAAATCCTTCTTAGAAAAAGGTGGCTTAACTAACGAAAGAAAGATGGAACCTGATGCTTCTTTAAAAGAAAGCGCTTTAAATTTATGA